A portion of the Nitrospira defluvii genome contains these proteins:
- the hisG gene encoding ATP phosphoribosyltransferase, giving the protein MEERPKGLTIALSKGKLLGPVLELMKQAGYDSAGLSAESRKLVFDCSANDARFLIVRPTDVPTYVEHGAADVGVVGKDVLLEQGSDVYEPLDLKVGACRISVAALQGQPSPDRWSSKIRVATKYPNVTERYFNQRGVPVEIVKLYGSIELAPLVGLADRIVDLVETGSTLRAHDLAEVEVITHSTARLIVNRASLKLKHEPLKVLIERLRAAVVSE; this is encoded by the coding sequence GTGGAGGAGCGACCGAAAGGTCTGACAATCGCGCTGTCGAAGGGGAAACTACTTGGCCCGGTGCTGGAGTTGATGAAGCAGGCTGGGTACGACAGTGCCGGTCTTTCCGCCGAGAGCCGAAAGCTGGTGTTCGACTGTTCGGCCAACGACGCCAGATTTCTCATCGTCAGGCCAACCGATGTGCCGACTTACGTCGAACATGGGGCCGCCGACGTTGGGGTGGTGGGGAAGGATGTGCTGTTGGAGCAGGGCAGCGACGTCTATGAGCCGTTGGATTTAAAGGTCGGAGCGTGTAGAATCTCCGTCGCCGCTTTGCAGGGCCAACCGTCGCCGGACCGTTGGTCGTCCAAGATTCGCGTGGCGACAAAGTATCCCAACGTCACTGAGCGCTATTTCAATCAGCGCGGCGTGCCGGTCGAGATCGTCAAATTGTATGGATCAATCGAACTGGCCCCCTTGGTCGGCTTGGCTGATCGAATCGTCGATCTGGTTGAAACGGGGAGCACCTTGAGGGCCCATGACCTTGCAGAGGTGGAGGTGATCACCCACTCCACTGCCCGCTTGATCGTCAATCGGGCCAGCCTCAAGTTGAAGCACGAACCCTTAAAGGTGTTGATCGAACGGCTGCGCGCAGCCGTGGTGTCTGAATAG
- the murA gene encoding UDP-N-acetylglucosamine 1-carboxyvinyltransferase — MDQIIIHGGRRLKGDVRVSGAKNAALPILASTILGGGECVLSNMPSVVDVLTMGKLLRMLGIAVVQEGEHTVAHAQTIASTEAPYDLVRTMRASVLVLGPLVARMGEAKVSLPGGCAIGSRPVNFHLAGLEKMGASVEIEHGYIKATARRLRGGRIYFDIPSVTGTENLMMAAVLAEGTTVLENAAKEPEITDLADFLVKRGARIAGAGTDMITIEGVTELHGADHDVIPDRIEAGTYLVAGAITGGEVSVERCRPEHLEPLLVKLRESGAELAEEAGRVRLKMNGRLKGTNVRTSPHPGFPTDMQAQFVALMAVAEGTSVVTETIFESRFMHVEELRRMGADIRVEGNRVVITGKERLTGAPVMASDLRASAGLIVAGLAAEGTTEVSRVYHLDRGYERLEAKLNALGARVERRKGK; from the coding sequence ATGGATCAGATTATTATTCACGGCGGACGCAGGTTGAAGGGAGACGTACGCGTCAGCGGGGCGAAAAACGCCGCCTTGCCGATTCTCGCGTCGACGATTCTCGGGGGAGGAGAGTGTGTGCTCTCGAACATGCCGAGCGTGGTGGATGTGCTCACCATGGGAAAATTGCTTCGGATGTTGGGCATAGCGGTCGTCCAGGAGGGGGAGCATACGGTTGCGCATGCCCAGACCATCGCGTCGACGGAGGCCCCCTACGATTTAGTTCGGACGATGCGTGCGTCGGTGTTAGTGTTGGGCCCGCTCGTGGCTCGAATGGGTGAAGCGAAAGTGTCGCTTCCCGGAGGTTGTGCTATCGGGTCTCGACCGGTGAATTTTCACTTGGCCGGCCTGGAAAAGATGGGCGCCTCGGTTGAGATCGAGCACGGGTACATCAAAGCGACGGCGCGTCGCTTGCGCGGAGGCCGTATTTATTTCGACATACCGAGCGTCACCGGTACTGAAAACCTCATGATGGCAGCGGTGCTGGCCGAAGGGACCACGGTGCTTGAAAATGCGGCAAAGGAACCGGAAATCACGGATCTGGCTGATTTTCTTGTAAAACGGGGCGCACGCATTGCCGGTGCGGGGACGGACATGATCACGATCGAAGGGGTGACGGAACTACACGGGGCTGATCATGACGTGATTCCCGATCGTATCGAGGCCGGGACCTATCTCGTGGCCGGCGCCATTACCGGAGGTGAGGTCTCTGTCGAACGTTGCCGCCCTGAGCATCTGGAACCGTTGTTGGTGAAATTGCGGGAAAGCGGCGCGGAGTTGGCCGAAGAGGCCGGGAGAGTCCGCCTCAAGATGAACGGGCGCTTGAAAGGAACGAATGTTCGAACCAGCCCGCATCCCGGGTTTCCCACCGATATGCAGGCACAGTTTGTCGCCCTGATGGCCGTGGCTGAAGGCACCAGCGTGGTGACGGAGACGATTTTTGAAAGCCGCTTCATGCATGTGGAGGAACTACGTCGCATGGGCGCGGATATTCGTGTGGAAGGCAACCGGGTGGTGATTACGGGCAAGGAGCGGTTGACGGGCGCGCCGGTCATGGCGTCCGATCTCCGGGCCAGTGCCGGACTGATCGTGGCTGGCCTGGCGGCCGAAGGTACGACTGAGGTGTCCCGTGTGTATCATCTCGATCGAGGCTATGAACGGCTTGAGGCAAAGTTGAACGCGTTGGGCGCACGCGTCGAGCGGAGGAAGGGGAAGTGA
- the hisB gene encoding imidazoleglycerol-phosphate dehydratase HisB, whose protein sequence is MKKTGAPRQAALHRATKETDIRVEWVLDGSGRGQIDTSIRFFDHMLELLAKHGFFDLTVQAKGDIDIDEHHTVEDVGITMGKALHQALGEKAGIKRFGWASVPLDETLAQVTVDLSGRPYLVYNVNLPDRKIKTFDLGLFEDFFQAFVTHGGLNLHVNLQYGRNPHHIMEAIFKALARALDQATMVEERLLGTVLSTKGSL, encoded by the coding sequence ATGAAAAAGACCGGCGCTCCGAGACAAGCTGCGCTTCATCGTGCCACGAAGGAAACCGATATCCGCGTCGAGTGGGTGCTGGACGGGAGCGGGCGTGGACAGATCGACACCTCTATCCGGTTTTTCGATCACATGCTGGAGCTGTTAGCCAAGCATGGATTCTTCGATCTCACGGTTCAAGCTAAGGGTGATATCGACATCGACGAGCACCACACGGTGGAAGACGTCGGCATCACGATGGGCAAGGCGCTGCATCAGGCCTTGGGGGAGAAGGCAGGAATCAAGCGGTTCGGGTGGGCCTCAGTGCCCTTGGATGAAACACTCGCTCAGGTGACGGTGGATCTCAGTGGGCGCCCATACCTGGTGTACAACGTGAACTTGCCGGACCGGAAGATCAAAACGTTCGACCTAGGCCTGTTCGAGGACTTTTTTCAGGCGTTCGTGACCCATGGTGGGTTGAATCTTCACGTCAATCTCCAGTATGGGCGCAATCCCCATCACATCATGGAAGCCATCTTCAAAGCGCTGGCTCGGGCGTTGGATCAAGCCACCATGGTGGAAGAGCGGTTGTTGGGGACGGTCCTATCGACGAAGGGAAGCCTCTAG
- the hisD gene encoding histidinol dehydrogenase — MTIFASTDRGFANALRKIATRSRSQGASVEKSVRAILQAVERGGDRAVLRYTKKFDRLALKLDQVRVTSEEVKEAYYHIRKDEGDSLRYAAERVRQFHERQRTKTWMYQEQTATLGQTVTPLDAVGVYVPGGKAVYPSSVLMCAIPAKVAGVRRIVMCTPTPKGEINPYLLVAADIAGVDEIYRVGGVQAIGAMAFGTKTIAKVDKIVGPGNMYVATAKRLLYGTVGIDMVAGPSELLVVADDDAKPAHVAADLLCEAEHDEDAQVYLVTTSASLAKEVVRLIQLQLKGLQREKIAAKSIARHFAAFVVPTMGDAIEVANQIAPEHLTLSVDRPFDYLEQVRHAGALFLGRYTPPAVADYVAGPNHVLPTGATARFFSPLSVNDYVKVSNIVHYTREELTKAKDHIVRLAHIEGFDAHAKSALSRFS; from the coding sequence ATGACCATTTTTGCGAGTACCGATCGGGGATTTGCCAACGCATTGCGGAAAATTGCGACCCGTTCGCGTTCGCAAGGGGCGAGTGTTGAAAAAAGTGTCCGTGCGATTCTCCAAGCGGTCGAGCGTGGTGGAGATCGGGCGGTCCTGCGGTATACCAAGAAGTTCGACCGGCTCGCGTTGAAGCTGGATCAGGTGCGTGTGACGTCTGAGGAAGTCAAGGAAGCGTACTATCACATTCGCAAGGATGAAGGGGACTCGCTCCGATATGCGGCGGAACGGGTACGCCAGTTTCACGAACGCCAGCGAACCAAAACCTGGATGTATCAGGAGCAGACTGCGACGCTCGGTCAGACGGTGACGCCGCTTGATGCGGTCGGCGTATACGTACCTGGCGGAAAGGCCGTCTATCCCTCGTCGGTGCTTATGTGTGCTATTCCCGCAAAGGTGGCCGGGGTACGCCGGATCGTCATGTGCACGCCAACCCCCAAGGGGGAGATCAACCCCTATTTGCTGGTTGCCGCCGACATCGCCGGCGTCGACGAAATTTATCGGGTCGGTGGGGTGCAAGCGATCGGTGCGATGGCCTTCGGCACAAAGACGATTGCCAAGGTGGATAAGATTGTGGGTCCCGGCAATATGTATGTCGCGACCGCCAAGCGGCTGCTGTATGGCACTGTGGGCATCGATATGGTGGCCGGTCCCAGTGAGCTGCTGGTCGTGGCGGATGACGACGCGAAGCCGGCGCACGTCGCGGCGGACTTACTTTGCGAGGCCGAACATGACGAGGATGCACAGGTATACCTCGTGACGACCTCGGCATCCTTGGCGAAAGAAGTCGTACGGTTGATTCAGCTGCAGCTGAAGGGGTTGCAACGGGAAAAAATCGCTGCCAAGTCGATCGCTCGACATTTTGCTGCGTTCGTGGTTCCCACCATGGGCGACGCCATCGAGGTGGCGAATCAGATCGCTCCCGAACATCTCACGTTGTCGGTCGATCGACCCTTTGACTATCTGGAACAGGTTCGCCACGCCGGAGCGCTGTTCCTGGGGCGATACACTCCACCCGCCGTGGCGGATTACGTGGCAGGCCCTAATCACGTGTTGCCGACCGGCGCGACGGCGCGTTTCTTCTCTCCGCTCTCCGTCAATGACTACGTGAAGGTCAGCAATATCGTGCATTACACAAGGGAAGAATTGACGAAAGCCAAGGATCACATCGTCCGACTGGCGCACATCGAAGGCTTCGATGCGCACGCGAAATCAGCCCTAAGCAGGTTCTCATGA